The Penaeus vannamei isolate JL-2024 chromosome 13, ASM4276789v1, whole genome shotgun sequence genome window below encodes:
- the LOC138863698 gene encoding soluble scavenger receptor cysteine-rich domain-containing protein SSC5D-like: MFAQMWKDHTALCITTPHRSLHHNTTPLSASQHHTAIYITPHRPLHHNTTPPSTSQHHTALYITTPHRSLHHNTTPSLHHNTTSLSASQHHTALYITTPHRPLHQNTSPPSTSQHLTALYITTPHRSLHHNTTPPSTSQHLTALYITTPHGPLHHNTTPPSTSQHLTALYITTPHRSLHHNTTPLSTSQHHTALYITTSHRSLHHNTTPLSASQNHTALYITTPHRSLHHNTTPLSTSQHHIALSITTPHRSLHHNTTPLSTSQHHTALYITTPHRSLHHNTTPPSTSQHHTVLYITTPHRSLHHNTTPPSTSQHHTASGKLSCISFHLHRETLMQPYAALHKRAPTAPGTIFSCAADSCGCERCLSCILP; the protein is encoded by the exons ATGTTTGCACAGATGTGGAAAGAT CACACCGCTCTctgcatcacaacaccacaccgctctctgcatcacaacaccacaccgctctctgcatcacaacaccacaccgccatCTACATCACACcacaccgccctctacatcacaacaccacaccgccctctacatcacaacaccacaccgctctctacatcacaacaccacaccgttctctacatcacaacaccacacc ctctctacatcacaacaccacatcgCTCTctgcatcacaacaccacaccgccctctacatcacaacaccacaccgccctctacatcaAAACACCTcaccgccctctacatcacaacacctcaccgccctctacatcacaacaccgcaccgctctctacatcacaacaccacaccgccctctacatcacaacacctcaccgccctctacatcacaacaccacacggCCCTctgcatcacaacaccacaccgccctctacatcacaacacctcaccgccctctacatcacaacaccacaccgctctctgcatcacaacaccacaccgctctctacatcacaacaccacaccgctctATACATCACAACATCACACCGCTCTctgcatcacaacaccacaccgctctcTGCATCACAAAACcacaccgccctctacatcacaacaccacaccgctctctacatcacaacaccacaccgctctctacatcacaacaccacatcgCTCTctccatcacaacaccacaccgctctctccatcacaacaccacaccgctctctacatcacaacaccacaccgctctctacatcacaacaccacatcgCTCTctccatcacaacaccacaccgccctctacatcacaacaccacaccgttCTCTatatcacaacaccacaccgctctctccatcacaacaccacaccgccctctacatcacaacaccacaccgct TCGGGCAAACTATCATGTATCAGCTTTCACCTCCATAGAGAAACTCTGATGCAGCCATACGCAGCGTTGCACAAGAGAGCGCCGACTGCACCTGGAACTATATTTTCATGTGCAGCTGATTCGTGTGGATGTGAGCGCTGCTTATCGTGTATTCTGCCGTGA